Proteins encoded in a region of the Elaeis guineensis isolate ETL-2024a chromosome 7, EG11, whole genome shotgun sequence genome:
- the LOC105033059 gene encoding uncharacterized protein: protein MTHMHRGGSFVQEESRELIDRAITLIAERISESSSSAECSSVEDQVFTKLMGPEHYGRIRDYGVGVIPTQLSAVSRYTQECRQNNSTAEVHRLETQIQEMSQRHYLQIEELRRSYQTEIVSLRTQMDQITSFLCGFASHQGPNTFSSR from the exons ATGACTCATATGCATCGAGGTGGTAGCTTTGTACAAGAGGAGTCCAGAGAACTAATC GATAGGGCAATCACACTTATTGCAGAGCGTATCAGcgagtcatcatcatctgcgGAGTGCAGTAGCGTCGAGGACCAGGTGTTTACTAAGCTTATGGGACCAGAGCATTATGGCAGAATAAGAGATTATGGAGTTGGAGTTatccccactcagttatctgcaGTGAGCAGATATACTCAAGAGTGTAGACAGAACAACAGCACTGCAGAGGTCCATAGGCTAGAGACACAGATACAGGAGATGAGTCAGAGACATTACTTACAGATAGAGGAGCTAAGACGGAGCTATCAGACAGAGATCGTGTCATTGAGGACTCAGATGGATCAGATTACATCTTTTTTATGTGGTTTTGCCTCGCATCAG GGTCCCAATACTTTCAGTAGTCGCTGA
- the LOC105033069 gene encoding putative invertase inhibitor, producing the protein MTAFVALLCFLLTLNQSLSLVNASVMETCKTIAASNPNINYNFCIATLSADPRSALADTQGLAIIATKLIKANATSTELTISNLLKKTTDNATSQCLSDCSSMYSGLVDTLNDAISAITSKHYLDANSDLSAAIDVSITCETGFAELKVKSPLTKENDDSRKLSTLALAITVLLK; encoded by the coding sequence ATGACCGCTTTTGTGGCTCTCCTTTGCTTCCTTCTCACCCTTAACCAAAGCTTATCTCTTGTCAATGCCTCTGTCATGGAGACATGTAAGACAATAGCAGCAAGCAATCCTAACATCAACTACAACTTCTGCATCGCAACTCTCAGTGCCGATCCTAGAAGCGCCTTAGCTGACACCCAGGGACTGGCTATCATTGCCACCAAGTTGATCAAGGCCAATGCTACAAGCACCGAGTTGACGATCTCCAATCTATTGAAGAAGACAACAGACAATGCAACCAGTCAATGTTTAAGTGATTGTTCAAGTATGTATTCTGGCTTGGTTGATACGTTGAATGATGCCATTAGTGCCATCACATCCAAGCACTACTTAGATGCGAACAGCGATCTTAGTGCGGCCATAGATGTGAGTATTACTTGTGAGACTGGATTTGCAGAGCTGAAAGTAAAGTCGCCATTGACCAAAGAGAATGATGATTCACGAAAGCTCTCCACTCTTGCTCTGGCCATAACCGTACTTCTAAAATGA